From Nycticebus coucang isolate mNycCou1 chromosome 6, mNycCou1.pri, whole genome shotgun sequence, the proteins below share one genomic window:
- the LOC128587938 gene encoding 60S ribosomal protein L31, giving the protein MAPAKKGGEKKKGRSAINEVVTREYTINIHKRIHGVGFKKRAPRALKEIRKFAMKEMGTPDVRIDTRLNKAVWAKGIRNVPYRIRVRLSRKRNEDEDSPNKLYTLVTYVPVTTFKNLQTVNVDEN; this is encoded by the coding sequence ATGGCTCCCGCAAAGAAGGGTGGCGAGAAGAAGAAGGGCCGGTCCGCCATCAACGAGGTGGTGACTCGAGAATACACTATCAATATTCACAAGCGCATCCATGGAGTGGGCTTCAAGAAGCGTGCCCCTCGGGCACTCAAAGAGATCcggaaatttgccatgaaagagatgggAACTCCAGATGTGCGCATTGATACCAGGCTTaacaaagctgtctgggccaaaggcataaggaatGTCCCATACCGTATCCGTGTGCGGTTATCCAGAAAACgcaatgaagatgaagattcaccaaacaagctctatactttggttacctatgtacctgttactactttcaaaaatctacagacAGTCAACGTGGATGAGAActaa